A stretch of Methanosphaerula palustris E1-9c DNA encodes these proteins:
- a CDS encoding HEAT repeat domain-containing protein translates to MGIFDIFTPDIQKMRDAGDVRGLAKALGDSNLEIARKAAAALVGLPSSSAVIPLIRSLSSPDKDIRRLSTAALGATGDPHALPAVLEATEDGDLGVRLEAVKALAKFHDPEANLLITRFTADSNLDIRMAAVSALGQTGDPTSIEPLLHLLVDPHYGIREVSAYALDSLGWVPANDRDKAFYFIAKREWRGLFNLQSVAVKVLVWALKDEYYAVRQGAASTLGKLKDLRAVRALVSALSDEESSVRMEVVSALGEIGDLRTVPILVRVLDDDYIGVRMTAASVLDGMGWKPSTENDLILYLLAKERWMDIAVIGKRSTQVLAKRLNDPNYSTRDEVGKILQRLGEHAQEPMLSALKNPDPDVRSRAVWILGNIRTRQAVGPIIRILSDDNPACREEAVRALGKIGDPRAIPFLNRVLGREILLAPVAIRALGQIAHPASVKALMPYLGSADREIRLHTILALGENGDKKISGAIAHAVKDSDPEVRVAAITVISKFPSNEVYALIRAALEDVHPDVRYAALLAISTWQADDTIPLMVRRLEDEDQKICRIAAQALNRRRWQPASLPERRNYLIAMGQWRDLERLDYVNKELQKKESDLACQIVPRGSIMDPVPPLSGSPGERVDGDPTRPEGAGITGEPDSLLALIRTLGDQKEMQALRWRSAEGLGGLGDKRGVEPLIVALFDPDSELRWRAAFSLGLLHDERAIEPLATALRSDDQLTVRVRVAEALGQFKKPVVIRPLIHSLGDVHPDVRDMAIRSLGEIGTESAINAILTGLLDADETVRESVIDTLLKLGAMAGRSLVKNLKNRNPEVKKGVLTVFMRMKPAISFRILVSELENGDWEVRQMVAAALDSLDWQPGDPFQRAIYLFAQRDWRALEAQGKTAEGILIRGTADSDPAIRRASVELLGLIGDRRTIPSLTEVMYDENREVRLSSIKTLLKRQGGESSRLISTLKRNVK, encoded by the coding sequence ATGGGGATTTTTGATATATTTACCCCGGATATCCAGAAGATGCGCGATGCAGGTGATGTCCGGGGGCTGGCGAAGGCGCTTGGGGATTCGAATCTGGAGATCGCCCGGAAGGCGGCAGCAGCGCTGGTGGGTCTTCCCTCGTCCAGTGCCGTGATTCCGTTGATCCGGTCACTTTCATCCCCTGACAAGGATATCAGGCGTCTGAGCACGGCTGCACTTGGTGCGACCGGGGACCCACATGCGCTCCCTGCCGTTCTGGAAGCAACGGAGGATGGAGATCTCGGCGTAAGGCTGGAGGCAGTAAAAGCACTTGCAAAATTCCACGATCCTGAAGCAAATTTGCTTATTACCCGGTTTACCGCTGACAGCAATCTGGACATCCGGATGGCGGCAGTCTCTGCACTGGGGCAGACCGGGGATCCCACATCGATCGAACCTCTCCTCCATCTGCTCGTGGATCCCCATTACGGCATACGTGAGGTCTCTGCATATGCACTCGACTCTCTCGGCTGGGTGCCGGCGAACGATCGGGATAAGGCTTTCTATTTTATCGCAAAACGGGAATGGAGAGGCCTGTTCAACCTCCAGTCGGTGGCAGTAAAAGTTCTTGTCTGGGCATTGAAAGATGAATATTATGCTGTCAGGCAGGGGGCGGCCTCGACCCTGGGAAAACTCAAGGATCTCCGGGCTGTCAGGGCACTGGTCTCTGCTCTTTCCGATGAAGAGAGCAGTGTTCGGATGGAAGTGGTCTCCGCTCTGGGTGAGATAGGCGACCTTCGGACTGTCCCTATCCTGGTACGGGTACTTGACGATGATTATATCGGTGTGCGCATGACTGCCGCCTCTGTTCTCGATGGCATGGGATGGAAACCGTCAACTGAGAACGACCTGATCCTCTATCTCCTCGCCAAGGAACGATGGATGGATATTGCAGTTATCGGGAAACGATCGACGCAGGTTCTGGCAAAACGACTCAATGATCCTAACTATAGCACCCGTGATGAAGTCGGAAAGATTCTGCAGAGACTGGGTGAGCATGCACAAGAACCGATGCTTTCTGCATTGAAGAATCCTGACCCGGATGTCCGGTCAAGGGCTGTGTGGATCCTCGGGAATATCAGGACCAGGCAGGCTGTTGGCCCGATCATTCGAATCCTCAGCGATGACAATCCAGCATGTAGAGAGGAAGCTGTCAGAGCGCTGGGAAAGATCGGGGACCCCCGTGCCATCCCGTTCCTCAACCGTGTCCTCGGGCGTGAAATTCTTCTCGCCCCGGTGGCGATCCGGGCGCTGGGGCAGATCGCTCATCCCGCTTCTGTCAAGGCATTGATGCCGTATCTTGGGAGTGCAGACCGGGAGATCCGGCTGCATACGATCCTGGCACTGGGAGAGAACGGTGATAAAAAGATATCAGGTGCCATCGCTCATGCGGTGAAGGATTCCGATCCTGAGGTACGGGTTGCTGCTATTACCGTTATCAGCAAGTTCCCTTCGAACGAGGTGTACGCCCTGATCCGGGCTGCACTCGAAGATGTTCATCCCGATGTCCGGTATGCAGCCCTCCTCGCCATCTCCACGTGGCAGGCCGACGACACGATCCCACTGATGGTCAGGCGACTGGAAGATGAAGATCAGAAGATCTGCAGGATTGCTGCACAGGCGCTGAATCGACGGCGCTGGCAGCCGGCATCCCTGCCGGAGCGAAGAAATTACCTGATTGCTATGGGTCAGTGGCGGGATCTGGAACGTCTGGACTATGTCAATAAAGAGCTGCAGAAGAAGGAATCGGATCTCGCATGCCAGATCGTCCCCCGGGGAAGCATCATGGATCCTGTACCTCCGCTGTCGGGATCTCCAGGAGAGCGGGTTGATGGAGATCCAACGAGACCGGAGGGTGCAGGAATAACCGGTGAACCCGATAGCCTACTGGCACTGATCCGGACGCTGGGGGACCAGAAGGAGATGCAGGCACTCCGGTGGAGATCTGCTGAAGGGCTCGGGGGACTGGGCGATAAGCGGGGGGTTGAGCCACTCATTGTCGCGTTATTTGACCCGGATTCTGAGTTACGTTGGCGTGCTGCGTTTTCTCTAGGCCTGCTGCATGATGAGCGTGCCATCGAACCACTTGCAACCGCCCTCCGCAGTGATGATCAGCTGACTGTCAGGGTACGGGTTGCAGAAGCGCTCGGACAATTTAAAAAACCGGTCGTCATCAGGCCGCTCATTCACTCACTTGGTGACGTTCATCCGGATGTCAGGGATATGGCAATCCGTTCGCTTGGAGAGATCGGAACTGAGAGTGCGATTAACGCAATCCTGACCGGGCTCCTCGATGCGGATGAGACTGTCCGCGAGAGCGTCATCGATACCCTCTTAAAACTCGGTGCCATGGCAGGCAGGTCGTTGGTGAAGAATCTCAAAAATAGAAACCCAGAGGTCAAAAAAGGAGTTTTGACCGTTTTTATGCGGATGAAACCAGCGATCAGTTTCCGCATCCTGGTCTCTGAACTGGAGAATGGTGACTGGGAAGTCCGCCAGATGGTTGCCGCTGCACTGGATTCTCTTGACTGGCAACCAGGGGATCCCTTTCAGAGGGCGATATATCTGTTTGCACAGCGCGACTGGAGAGCCCTTGAAGCGCAGGGGAAGACCGCTGAGGGAATTCTGATCCGGGGGACTGCCGACAGCGATCCCGCGATTCGGAGGGCTTCAGTGGAACTTCTGGGTTTGATTGGGGACCGTCGTACTATTCCTTCTCTGACCGAGGTCATGTATGACGAGAACCGGGAAGTCCGTCTCTCCTCGATAAAAACTCTGCTGAAGAGGCAGGGCGGGGAGTCCTCCAGGCTTATCTCCACTCTGAAACGAAACGTGAAATAA
- the cofH gene encoding 5-amino-6-(D-ribitylamino)uracil--L-tyrosine 4-hydroxyphenyl transferase CofH, whose product MRTMNHDLQGLLSDLKGGHRLGEDEALMLFETRGRDIWTIAAAADERREAVAGDPVTYVRNQNINVTNLCVNACGFCGFSKKPGDDGIYYHSREEIQQKAALAKSRGVSEICTVSGLHPHFTAESYIEIYRWITEAAPGIHLHASNPMEVAYGAERSGMTTREVLTGMKAAGLSSMCGTAAEILVDPVRDTICRGKIPTDEWVRIIREAHSLGIPTTATIMYGHCETEADRVRHLAILRAIQDETHGFTEFVPLSFIHMNTPIYRQGLARAGATGREDLLMVAVARLFLDNFRNIQVSWVKEGIKMAQLGLIAGANDLGGTMYEESISKGAGATNTDYLDPAEMQRVAEDLGRMLERRTTLYDMC is encoded by the coding sequence ATGAGAACCATGAACCATGACTTGCAAGGACTGTTATCTGATCTGAAAGGCGGCCACCGGCTCGGTGAGGATGAAGCGTTGATGCTCTTCGAGACCCGGGGCCGAGATATCTGGACGATCGCAGCAGCGGCCGACGAGCGGCGGGAGGCGGTGGCCGGCGACCCGGTCACCTATGTCAGAAACCAGAACATCAATGTCACCAACCTCTGCGTCAATGCCTGCGGTTTTTGTGGGTTCTCAAAGAAGCCCGGGGATGACGGCATCTATTATCATAGCCGCGAGGAGATCCAGCAGAAGGCTGCGCTGGCGAAGAGCCGAGGGGTCTCCGAGATCTGCACGGTGAGCGGGCTGCATCCCCATTTCACGGCCGAGTCCTATATCGAGATCTACCGCTGGATCACGGAGGCGGCACCGGGGATTCATCTCCATGCGAGCAATCCCATGGAGGTTGCGTACGGGGCGGAGAGGAGCGGGATGACCACACGGGAGGTGTTGACCGGGATGAAGGCGGCCGGCCTCTCCTCGATGTGTGGAACAGCGGCTGAGATCCTGGTTGACCCGGTCAGGGATACGATCTGTCGTGGAAAGATCCCGACCGATGAGTGGGTGCGGATCATCAGGGAGGCCCACTCCTTAGGCATTCCCACCACGGCCACGATCATGTACGGCCACTGTGAGACCGAGGCCGACCGGGTCCGACATCTGGCGATCCTCCGGGCGATCCAGGATGAGACCCATGGGTTCACCGAGTTCGTCCCGCTCTCGTTCATCCACATGAACACCCCGATCTACCGTCAGGGGCTCGCCCGGGCCGGCGCGACCGGGAGGGAGGATCTGTTGATGGTCGCCGTCGCCCGCCTCTTCCTCGATAACTTCCGAAATATCCAGGTCTCATGGGTGAAGGAGGGGATCAAGATGGCGCAGTTGGGCCTCATCGCCGGGGCCAACGACCTGGGGGGGACGATGTACGAGGAGAGCATCTCGAAGGGGGCCGGCGCGACCAACACTGACTACCTCGATCCGGCAGAGATGCAGCGGGTGGCGGAGGATCTCGGGAGGATGCTCGAGCGCCGGACGACGCTCTACGACATGTGTTAA
- a CDS encoding GNAT family N-acetyltransferase, which translates to MAEIIRLIKKEELNDLLALYEHLNSDDGDLAVDTRVHAVWDGILADPGQRYLVAEVDGRLVSSCVLTIIQNLTRQAAPYGLIENVVTHPEYRHRGIGTRVLQRALVIAREQGCYKVMLLTGRREAIPFYEQAGFDGRSKTGFIVRFDGR; encoded by the coding sequence ATGGCCGAAATTATTCGTCTCATTAAAAAAGAGGAACTGAACGATCTCCTTGCGCTCTACGAACATCTGAACAGTGACGACGGCGATCTCGCCGTCGACACCCGGGTGCATGCCGTATGGGACGGGATACTGGCGGACCCGGGGCAGCGGTACCTGGTGGCCGAGGTCGACGGGAGGCTGGTCTCTTCCTGTGTCCTGACCATCATTCAGAACCTGACCCGGCAGGCGGCCCCGTACGGACTGATCGAGAATGTCGTGACGCACCCGGAGTACAGGCACCGGGGTATCGGGACACGAGTCCTCCAGCGGGCACTGGTGATCGCCAGGGAGCAGGGATGTTACAAGGTGATGCTGCTGACCGGAAGGAGAGAAGCGATACCGTTCTACGAGCAGGCCGGCTTCGACGGGCGATCGAAGACCGGGTTCATCGTCAGGTTCGATGGACGGTAG
- a CDS encoding PAS domain S-box protein yields the protein MDRSFLQHLQDRPNLLAALIAVSTGITLILNEYELMIGTTSVLPHLFYIPIILTAYFFPRRGIIFSAVISAIYCGMTYISNPIIPGELLLVGGRVIMFILIATVVSSLTARQRESETLFRGVAERSSDIILLTDREGRATYVSPSARKILGYDPAEIIGKLSGAFIHPDDLGQLEKSFPDLLGGGVTEGITVRFRKKYGGTAFIEFFGAPIINDGTISGVQVIGRDITERKRTEDEQKIRDDLLNAILESMIAGVVVIDPEDHTIVEVNAVAAAMIGAKKEEIIGSVCTSYICPALNGGCPITDLHQIVDRSEKVLIQADGERRPVLKSVVPIILHDRTYLLESFIDISELTLTQNALKESEEKYRTLADYTYDWEYWIGPDESILYTTPSCERITGYTPQEFYTTRRLINTILHPEDRDALEHHMSRFFPPHTLETVDFRIVHRDGSIRWIGHVCQPLYNAKGAFIGRRASNRDITEQKQAEEAFRETSRRLAEIIDFLPEPTMVIDRTGVVVAWNHALELLSGVSASDILGKERESYTAWISDHTGPILIDYVLQQDHEEIKKAYPNVHFKGTTVMTETEISRMDGARFSLWASATPLIDQKGEITGAIESIRDVTDQKMVQRALQESNAYLDTVINTLADPLFIKDHKHHFVKVNTSFCQLTGHTREELLGKTDSDLFRREEADVFLEKDDEVLRTSQGNENEEKITDLRGNTHTVITKKALNTNTAGDEFIVGIIRDITERKQTELALQEALKKLNMLSSITRHDILNQIIGLRAYLELSIERVQDPDLQEYLKKGDVAADAIREQIEFTQYYEDLGVQTPQWCTIAEIFRSAASQLPLGEIGVEVQVSNLLVYADPLIEKVFYNLIENSLRHGGHVTVIRLTADETPDGIVITYHDDGAGIAFDDKDRLFQKGFGKHTGLGLFLIREILSITGISITETGEPGAGVRFEIHVPRGTYRSTDPT from the coding sequence ATGGATCGTTCCTTCCTTCAGCACCTGCAAGATCGTCCAAATCTACTTGCTGCACTGATCGCAGTCAGTACCGGCATAACTCTGATCCTGAACGAATACGAACTCATGATCGGAACGACCAGTGTCCTCCCCCACCTCTTTTATATTCCGATCATCCTCACCGCGTACTTTTTTCCCCGACGCGGAATCATCTTCTCAGCGGTTATTTCAGCGATCTATTGTGGTATGACCTATATCTCGAATCCAATCATCCCCGGGGAACTGCTATTGGTCGGGGGACGGGTGATCATGTTCATCCTGATTGCGACCGTTGTCTCGTCCCTGACTGCCCGCCAGAGGGAGAGCGAGACCCTCTTCCGGGGTGTGGCTGAACGGAGTTCCGATATTATCCTGCTCACCGACAGGGAAGGACGGGCAACGTATGTCTCCCCTTCAGCCAGAAAGATCCTGGGCTACGATCCTGCTGAGATCATCGGGAAACTCTCCGGAGCTTTCATCCACCCCGATGATCTCGGCCAGTTAGAGAAGTCGTTCCCTGATCTCCTGGGAGGGGGGGTCACCGAAGGGATCACGGTCAGGTTCAGAAAAAAATACGGAGGCACTGCATTCATAGAATTTTTTGGTGCACCCATCATAAACGATGGAACGATATCAGGAGTCCAGGTCATCGGGAGGGATATCACAGAGAGAAAGCGGACAGAAGACGAACAAAAAATCCGCGATGATCTCCTCAACGCCATTCTGGAATCGATGATCGCCGGCGTGGTGGTGATCGATCCAGAGGACCATACCATCGTCGAGGTGAACGCCGTTGCAGCGGCTATGATCGGGGCAAAAAAAGAGGAGATCATCGGTTCGGTCTGCACCAGTTACATCTGTCCTGCCCTGAACGGAGGATGCCCGATCACCGATCTCCATCAGATCGTCGACCGGTCAGAGAAGGTGCTGATCCAGGCGGATGGTGAACGACGCCCGGTCCTGAAATCGGTGGTACCGATCATCCTTCACGACCGCACCTACCTTCTTGAAAGTTTCATCGATATATCTGAACTCACCCTGACGCAGAATGCCCTCAAGGAGAGTGAGGAAAAATATCGAACACTCGCCGATTACACCTACGACTGGGAGTACTGGATCGGTCCTGATGAATCGATCCTGTATACGACTCCTTCCTGCGAACGGATCACCGGCTACACCCCGCAGGAATTCTATACCACCAGGCGTCTGATCAATACCATCCTGCATCCTGAGGACCGGGATGCCCTTGAGCACCACATGTCCCGTTTTTTTCCGCCCCATACCCTGGAAACAGTTGATTTCCGGATAGTTCATCGGGATGGGAGCATTCGCTGGATCGGGCATGTCTGTCAGCCCCTCTATAACGCAAAGGGAGCGTTCATCGGAAGACGTGCCAGCAATCGGGATATCACCGAACAAAAACAGGCGGAAGAGGCCTTTCGTGAGACCAGCCGGCGTCTTGCCGAGATCATCGATTTCCTTCCTGAACCGACGATGGTCATCGACAGGACTGGTGTTGTTGTAGCATGGAACCATGCTCTGGAACTGTTGAGCGGGGTTTCGGCATCGGATATACTCGGCAAGGAGAGAGAATCGTATACTGCATGGATCTCCGATCACACCGGTCCAATCCTCATCGATTATGTCCTGCAACAGGATCATGAAGAGATAAAAAAAGCGTATCCCAATGTCCACTTCAAAGGAACTACGGTGATGACCGAGACAGAGATCTCCCGTATGGATGGCGCCCGTTTTTCGCTCTGGGCCAGTGCGACGCCGCTGATCGATCAGAAGGGGGAGATCACCGGTGCGATCGAGTCGATCCGGGATGTCACCGACCAGAAGATGGTCCAGCGGGCGTTACAGGAATCGAATGCATACCTGGACACGGTGATCAATACCCTGGCGGACCCGCTCTTCATCAAGGATCACAAGCACCATTTTGTCAAAGTGAACACCAGTTTCTGTCAGTTGACCGGACACACCCGGGAGGAATTGCTGGGAAAGACCGATTCTGATCTCTTCAGAAGGGAGGAAGCGGATGTCTTTTTGGAGAAAGATGATGAGGTTCTCCGGACCAGTCAGGGGAATGAAAACGAGGAGAAGATCACCGACTTACGGGGAAATACTCATACGGTCATCACCAAAAAAGCCCTCAACACCAATACCGCCGGCGATGAGTTCATCGTCGGGATCATCAGAGACATCACCGAACGGAAACAGACTGAGCTGGCGCTGCAGGAAGCCCTCAAGAAACTCAACATGCTCTCGTCCATCACCCGACATGACATTCTCAATCAGATCATCGGCCTGCGTGCCTATCTCGAACTCTCGATTGAACGTGTACAGGATCCCGACCTCCAAGAGTACCTGAAGAAGGGGGACGTGGCAGCGGATGCAATACGCGAACAGATCGAATTCACCCAGTATTACGAGGATCTCGGGGTCCAGACACCCCAATGGTGTACCATCGCAGAGATCTTCCGATCTGCCGCGTCGCAGCTCCCGCTCGGGGAGATCGGTGTCGAGGTGCAGGTCTCCAATCTCCTCGTCTATGCAGACCCCCTGATCGAGAAGGTCTTCTACAATCTCATCGAAAACTCCCTGCGCCATGGGGGTCATGTGACCGTGATTCGGCTCACCGCAGACGAGACCCCGGACGGTATCGTGATCACCTACCATGACGACGGTGCCGGTATCGCCTTTGATGACAAGGACAGGCTCTTCCAGAAGGGGTTTGGGAAACATACCGGTCTCGGTCTCTTTCTGATCCGGGAGATCCTCTCGATCACCGGGATCTCCATCACCGAGACCGGCGAACCCGGTGCCGGCGTCCGGTTTGAGATCCATGTTCCCAGGGGGACGTACCGGTCTACTGACCCCACGTAA